TCCAAAAGGTAAAAGGATGGGCCATGCAGGGGCTATAATATCTGGTGGCAAAGAGACTGCAATAGCAAAAATGGAGGCATTAAAGAGTGTGGGTGTTCATGTTGTAGAAAATCCAGCACACATAGGGAGTACAGTTAAAAAAGTATTGTCGAATATATTATAACGAGGGTTGTTTTATGAAAGCAGAAAATGTGTTAGTAAATGTTAAATGGTGCAAAGGGTGTGGAATATGTGTTGAATTGTGCCCAACTAATGCACTTGAATTAAAAGATTTTAAAGCACATGTGAAAGATCTTGAAAAATGTATTGCATGTATGCAATGTGAATTAAGATGCCCAGATTTTGCAATTGAAGTTATTAAAAAGGAGAAGGTTAGGAGTTAATATATGGCTAAAAAGAATGTAAAATTTCTAATGGGTAATCATGTTATAGCTTATGGTGCAATTTATGCTGGTTGTAAGTTTTTTGCAGGTTATCCCATAACACCATCATCAGAGATTGCAGAG
This genomic interval from Deferribacterota bacterium contains the following:
- a CDS encoding 4Fe-4S binding protein, which encodes MKAENVLVNVKWCKGCGICVELCPTNALELKDFKAHVKDLEKCIACMQCELRCPDFAIEVIKKEKVRS